Genomic segment of Microbacterium hydrocarbonoxydans:
ATGGCAGACGACGATCGGCTTCGACAACTTCGTCCGCGCGGTGACCGACGAGAACATCCGCGGCCCGCTCATCTCGGTGACGATCTGGACGTTCGTCTTCGCCATCCTCTCCGTGGCGACGACGTTCTTCCTCGGGCTGCTGCTCGCCCTCGTCTTCAACAACACCCGGATGCGCTTCCGCAACGGCTATCGCATCATCCTGATCCTGCCCTACGCCTTCCCGGCGTTCCTGTCGGCGCTCGTGTGGGCCGGCATGATGAACGAGAGCTTCGGGTTCATCAACCAGGTGATCTTCGGGGGAGCCGACATCCCGTGGCTCACGGACCCGACGCTCGCCAAGGTCTCGGTCCTGCTGGTGAACCTGTGGCTCGGGTTCCCGTACATGTTCCTGGTCTGCATGGGCGCCCTGCAGGGCATCCCGGACGACGTGAACGAGGCGGCGGTGATGGACGGTGCCAACCCCTGGCAGATCTTCCGCCGCATCAAGCTCCCGCTGCTGCTCGTCACGGTCGCCCCGCTGCTGATCTCGTCGTTCGCGTTCAACTTCAACAACTTCAACCTGATCTACATGCTCACCAAGGGCGGGCCGCGGTTCGACGACGTGAGCATCCCGGTCGGGCACACCGACATCCTGATCTCGATGGTCTACAAGGTGGCGTTCACGGGCCAGTCCCGTGACTACGGCCTGGCATCCGCATTCACGATCCTGATCTTCATCGTGGTCGCGACGATCTCGATCATCAGCTTCCGCAAGACCAAGGCCCTCGAGGAGCTGAACTGACATGAGCACCACCGAACTCAGCACCGCCGCCTCCGTCACCGTCGCACCCGGCCGTGCACCCCGCCGCCGACGTCGCGGCTTCGGAGCCTGGTTCGCCGACACGGGATGGCGTCACGTCGTCGCGATCATCGTGAGCGCGTTCGCGCTGTTCCCGCTGCTGTACGTGCTCTCGGCGTCGCTGAACCCCAACGGCACGCTGACGGGATCGAATCAGCTCTTCTCGGCGTTCGGCTTCGACAGCTATGCGCGGATCCTCAGCGACCCCCAGAACCCCTACGGGCTGTGGTTCCTCAACACCCTGCTCATCGCTGTCGTGACCGGCGCCGTGACCGTCTTCATCGGCGCACTCGCGGCGTATGCCTTCTCGCGCATGCGGTTCGCCGGCCGTCGGATCGGACTCGTCACGATCGTCGTGGTGCAGATGTTCCCGCAGCTGCTCGCGGTGGTCGCGATCTTCCTCCTGATGACCACGCTCGGCGACTGGTTCCCCGCGATCGGTCTCAACACGCACACGGGCCTCATCCTGGTGTACCTCGGCGGTGCGCTCGGGGTGAACACCTACCTCATGTACGGCTTCTTCAACACGCTCCCCATGGAGCTCGACGAGGCGGCTCGCATCGACGGCGCAGGGCATGCGCGCATCTTCTTCACGATGATCCTGCCTCTCGTGGCGCCGATCCTGGCCGTGGTCGCCCTGCTGTCGTTCATCGGCACGGTGAACGAGTACGTGATCGCGAGCGTCATGCTCGTCGACGTGGAGCAGCAGACGCTGGTCGTGGGTCTCACCAAGCTCGTCGCGAACCCGCGCTACGCGGACTGGTCGGCGTTCTCGGCCGGTGCTGTGATGGCCGCGATCCCTGTGATGATCCTGTTCCTGTTCCTGCAGCGCTACATCGTGGGCGGACTCACGGCCGGCGCGACGAAGGGCTGAGTCGGCGCGTCGTCCCGGCGTTGCGAGCGGCTGGTCTGCGAGCTCGGCCGTACGGTTGTGTCATGGCACGGATCGGGGGACGGAACGCGGCGATGAGCTGGATCGCGGCGGTGTTCTGCACGGGCGTCGTCGCGACACTCGTCTGGTTCGCCATTCCGATGTTCCCGACTCTCGAGGCGTTCGTCGGCGACGCTCTGCGCTCGCTGTTCCCCTGAGTCTCCGCACCGCTTCTGACGCGTGATCACGCGGTATGGCGACACGTCGGCACGCCTGCGTTCGGCCACGCATGCGCGGCGGTAACCTCGCAGAGCACACACCCGATGAGAGGCGCACCCCATGAGTGACCCCGAGGTTCCCCAGCCCGAGCGGCCGAAGGACGTCGATGACGTCGTCGTCAGCGCGAACGCTGGCCTCGAAGCCGCTGAGGCCGCGCGTGCAGACGTCGCCGCCGCGCCGGCCGAGACCACCGCGGCCGATGCCGCCACCACGCCTGCAGATCCTGCGGTCGACCCCGATCTGGCCGCTTTCGAAGCTGCGGAGCGCGACCACCCCGGCACTTTCGCGACGCCGGAACTGAACGACCCCGCCTTCCTCGACGCTGACCCGGATGCGGGAACGTCGGATGCTGCGAAGTCGGATGCCGCGCATGATTCGCACGCGGCGGATGCGGCCACTACGACCGCCTTCACGGCGCCCGCGCCGCCTGCGGCGAACAGCTCGGTGCACGAGGAGTCGGCCATGGCCGGTGCCGCGTACGCCGGCGCATCCGCTGCCGACACCCGCATCGTCCCGTCCGAGCCGGTTCCGTCGGAGTCCGCTCCCGCCGATACGGTCATCGCCCCGGTGCAGCAGCAGCCCATCTTCGTGCAGGCTCCCGAGCCGCCGCGCGAGCGCGGCAACCGCGGCACTGCGGGTGCGATCGGGCTTCTGGCCACACTCGCCTTCGCGGTGCTCTACCTGGCCGCGACCCTCGGTGTCGGCGCCTTCGAGGGCGAGGTCGACGGTGCCAACATCGCCGAAGCAGCACTCGCGCCGCTGGTGACCTGGTCGTTCTGGGTCCCTGTCGTCGTGTTCTTCCTGGGTTTCTGGCTTCTGGGCGCGTTCATCAACCGAGGACGCTGGGGCCTGTGGGTGGTCTTCGGCATCATCGTCGGCGCGATCGCCTACGGAGGGCACATCCTCGGTCAGCTCTTCCAGGCGCCCTTCTGGCAGCTCAGCGCGAGCGAGGGCAACGAGCTCGTCGGATCCCAGCTGCTCGCGCCGCTGGCCATCGCCGCGTTCATCTTCGCCCGTGAGCTGACCATCTGGTTCGGAGCCTGGGTCGCTCGCAGCGGTGCTCGCAAGACCGAGCTCAACGCCGAAGCGCAGCGCGAGTACGAGCGCACGCTCGAAGCCGGCCCCACGCTGTCGAGGTAGTCACGGACATGTCATCGCCGAACCCCCGCGGGCCCGAGTCCGCGGGGGTTTCGGCTGTCCTGGCACTGGTCCTCGCGACGGTCGGCTTCTTCGCTCTGGCGGTCTTCGGCCTCGGCGCGCTGACGATCGTCACCGACACCGACATCATCGCGGTCGAGGGACTCGGTCCGCTCCCCGGAGCCGTCGGGATGCTCGTCACCGTTCTGGCTTTCGCTCTCGGACTGTGGATCGCGCTCCGCCGCACACGCCCGTCGTTCCGGTCCGTGCCGGGGATCGCAGTCGGCGTCGGGCTCGCGCACCTCGTGGCGGTGTGGATCGGTGTGCTGTTCGGCACGGGTGACGTGGTGATCGCGACGGCCGTCGCCGGCGACCTGGTGCGGGGAGGCAGCAGTCTCGTGCTGGTTCTCGTGGCAGCGGTGGCCGCATGGAGCGGCATCGCGCTGCGACGCACGCGCGCCAGCCATCCGACGTGGCCGTGGGAGAAGGACGACGAGGAGTAGCTCGGCTCGCCGAGTTCGCCGTCGAGGGCCGCGGAGCCGTTCGACTTGTCGGGACCCGCTGGCAGGGCAGGGACCCAGATGCAGAATTCTGGTTCGTCAATCGGCGCGCAGCGGGCGTGCTCGTCGTACGCTCTAGGTGTGGAGCGCTCGCTGGAGACGCAGGTCGACCAGGCCGTTCAGGCCTGGCTGCGCTGGGTGCCGCGCTGGGAGCCGGCCACCCATCGAGGGCGTGTCGCGCCCTGCCGCCGCTGTCTCGGTTCGCCGATCCTCTCAGCCGCCGGCATCGCGGGCAACACCCCGCACGGGGTGCAGCACGGCCTGTCGACCCGCATCAAGACCATCGTCGATCATGCGGTCGCGGAGTACACCGAGCGCAACCTGCCGGTGCTGCAGCGCGAACTCGACCAGCAGGCGGCCCGCAACCGTGCTCGCGCGTACCGCCCGTCAGAAGATCTCGACCCCGAGTTCGACGGGATGCCGCTCGACCCCGATCCGGTGCCGGGGGCGCCGTTCCTGTTCACGATCGCCGGCCTCGCCGACGACGCGGCCGCAGAGCTGCCGCCGCTGCCGCCGCTGAGCGACGAGGAGAAGACGGCGCTGCGACAGGAGGTGGGGCTGGCCGATGAGTACGCCAACCTCGTGGGGCGGGAGATCTGCGGCATCCTGCTGCGTCACCGCCTGTACATCCAGGCGGCGATCTCGCAGCACGTCGAACCGCAGATCGAGGCGATGCTCGCCGAGCTGACGCAATCGCTCGATTCGCCGTTCGACCCCGACGCCTCCTGAGCGCCCGCACCTGCGTATCCGCTGAGAGACGACGGACGCCGTTGTCTCCCGCCCTGTCCCGTGGGTATCGTTTTTCGATAGATATCCATTGCTCATCGATAGGGCCACCATGCACCCCCGAGTCTCACGCGCGCTCAAGGCGCTGATCGTCGTCCTCCTCGCACTGCTGCTGGCGAGTCAGATCCTCGTGATCCCCGAGGTCGCGCGGATCACCGCTCTGCGCAATCCCGACGTGGTGCAGCTCGAAGTGCCGGGTATCATCGGCGCGGTCCTCTTCCTCGGTCTGGTCGAGGTCACCCTGGTGTGCGTCTGGTTCCTGTTGTCGCTCGTGCAGACCGATCGGATCTTCCGGGTCGAGGCGTTCCGCTACGTCGACATCATCCTGGGCGCCCTGGTCGCGGCGGGAGTGTTGATCCTGGCCGCCTACCTCGTGATCCTGGCGAACCGGGCGGTGTCGCTCTCGCTCTCTCTGCTCGCGATCCTCGGGATCGTGGTGAGCGCCGCGCTCGCTCTGCTGGTCGTGGTCCTGCGCGGACTGCTGCGCAAGGCGCTCGAGCTCGAGCAGGATCTGTCCGAGGTCGTCTGATGCCCATCGTGATCGATCTCGACGTGCAGCTCGCACGCAAGAAGATGAGCGTGCAGGACTTCGCCGACGCCATCGGCATCACCCCGGCCAATGTCGCGGTGCTCAAGAACGGCCGCGCCAAGGCGGTGCGCTTCACCACGCTCGAGGCCATCTGTCGGGTGCTCGAGTGCCAGCCGGGAGACATCCTGCGCTGGGTGCCCGACGCCGAGGAGGCCTCATGACCGCGCCCCTGCCGCCGTCGCAGAACGCGGCACCGCCCGCGCTGCCGACCACCTGGGGTGAGTCGATCGCCCGGCACCTTCTCGACGAGCGTGCCTGCCCCGTCTGCCATGGTGCGCTGCGCGGCGGATGCTGTCCGTGTTGCGGATCGGATCTGCGCGGCACGGTCGGAGTCGCCGTCTGGGAATCGTCGCTCGCTGCGGCGACGGCGCTGCGTGCCCGCGACGAGCTGCTCCGCCGGATCCCCGTCGCGGCCTCCGCGACGGGCACGCCGGATGAACCGGTGCACGCTCCGGTCGCGGCCGCCCCGGCCGCGGCCGCCCCGCCCGCAGGTGCGCCGCCGGCGGGTGCCGTCCTGCACGGAGCCGAAGCAGACCCGCAGGGGAGTGCCACGCTGCAGTCGGTGCTCGCCACCGCAGGCGCCGGGCTCTTCGCGGTCGCCGCGATCGTGTTCACGTACTTCAACCCGGACCTCGCCGACCGTGCTCTGCGCAGCGTGATCGTCGGACTCATCACGCTGCTCTTCCTCGGCGGTGCCTGGTTGCTGTCTCGCCGAGCGCTCAGATTCTCGGCCGAGGCCGTCGGCGGACTCGGGCTCGTGTTCGCCGGGCTCGACATCCACGCGGTCGCGCAGCTCGCGGCCCCGGGCATCGACCCGTGGCTGACCTCTGCGGTCGCGACGGCCGCTGCAGGGGGCCTGATGCTGTACGCCGGTGCGCGGCGCGGCATCCGCATCTGGCAGTGGACGGCGGTCGTGGCGATCGCTCTGGTGCCGGCCATGCTCGGCGCTGCCGGCAATGCTCCTGTGGCCGAGGTGCTCGGAGCGATCGGCGTCGCTTTCGCGGGCGCGGCGCTCGTCGAGTGGCTGCGCCTTCCCCGGGTCGAGGTCGTCACGCTCACTGCGGTCCAGTTGATCGCGAGCCTGTCGGCGCTCGTGCTCGTGTGGTCGCTGGGCTCTGCCGATGCTCTGGCGTCGCTGCTGAGCATCAGCGGGATGCTGGTGCTGATAGCGGTCCACGCCGTCGTGGCCGCGCGACGCATGATCGCGCGTCTCTGGGCCTTCGGCGCCGGTGGCGTCGCCTCCGCCGCGCTCGTCATCGCGGTGTATGCGGTGACAGGGCACGGTGTCGTCGAAGACGCAGGGCTGCTCGCAGGCGACGGGCCGTTCGAGGGTTTCGTGTCGTTCGCCGTCGTCCCTGCCTCCGCGGCGCTGGCGCTCGTGCTCATCGGCGCCCTCGTGCCGTTGCCGAAGGCTGTGCCGCGAGCAATGGTCGCGGCCGGTTCGCTGGTGGTGCTCGCGGGGCCTGCGCTGCTGGTGCTGGCGCCGTCGGGGCTGACGGGACTCTCGACGGTCCGGGAGTTCCTGCGGGTGAACGACGAGGTCGGGCCGGTCGGGATGCCGGGATGGGGGCTTCCGGTCGGACTCCTGGCGGTGTGCGCCGGGCTCGCCGTCTTCAGTGCGCTCGCCCGGCGTCGTGAGGGCATCGGCCGCTTCGCGAACCCGACCGCTCTGCTCTCCCTCTGCTTCGGTGCACTCGCAGTGCTGGTGGTCGGATGCGGTCCGTTGCTGGTGCTGCCCGCGGCGATCGCCGTGCTCACTCTGCCGGTCATCGTGCTCGCCGGCGCACTGTATGTCCTGCCGACTCTGCTCGAGGGGCGAGGCCTGCGCATGGTCGCACTGATCGCCGCCCACCTCGCCCTGGTGGCGGCGGCGATGATCGCGTGGCGCGAGCCCGCCGTCGTGCCGCTCGCCGGCGCCGGCACACTCGTCGCGCTGGCCGCGCTCGTGGCGGTGCTGCCGCAGCGGCGACGCTTCCTCTACGTGGGTGCGGGCTTCGGGTACGCGCTGGTCCTCGTCTCCACCGCGCTCGGACTCGTCGGGGTCGAGGGCGTGGCGCAGCTGTCGCTGACGGTGTCGGTCGGGCTCGTCGTGGCGATCGTCGCGACCTACGTGCCATCCGTCGGCGCACGCGCGTGGCAGGCCGTGCTGGTCGTCTCGGCCGTGCCGTTCGGCATCGGAGTGCTGCAGGTCATCGTGGAGCGAAGCGGGTGGACCGCTCTGTCGACCGGGCTCATGTTCGCCCTGGCGCTGTCTCTCATGCTCACCCGGCGCCCGGGGCTGACGCTCGTCGTGCGCACGGCCGCTGCGGCGATGCTCGTCCCGACGCTCGCGGTGATGATCGTGTGCCTCGGGGCGCAGCTGCTCTCATCGAGCGGGTCGCCCGTGGTCCTGCCGATCATCGCGATCCTGGTCGCCCTGGTGCTCCCGTCGACCTCCATCATCCGCGAAGCTCTGCAGCGCCGCGGTCACTCGGTCGGGAGTGCGGATGCGGCGCGCGTCGCGATCGAGTCGTCTGCGCTGCTGACGGGGGCGATCGCCACCGCGCTCGCGGTGGCGCGGGACGCCGCCGGCCTCGGAACCTCGTTCCTCGTGCTGCTGATCCTCGGCCTCGGTGCGGCCGCCCAGGCGCTGTTCGCGGGGCGCCGCTACGCGTGGGGAGTGGCCGGAGCCGCCTTCACCGGTGCGCTCTGGTGCGTCTGGGGCATCGCCGGAGTCGACGTGCTCGAGGCCTATCTTCTGCCGCCCACTCTGGGAGCAGCTCTCGTGGCCGTGCTGCTCGCCCTGCGCGGGCGCCGCGTCACCGCCCTGTACGCCGCTGGGCTGCTCGTGGCGATCGGGCCGATCGTGGCACTCGTCGCCGTCGTCGAACCCGACCCTGCCGGGCCCGGCCTCGTCGGTCAGGGGTCCGTCGTGCAGGGCTCGGTGACGTGGCGTGTCGTCGCGCTCCTGGCCGCTGCCTGGATCCTGCTCGCGATGGAGTTCGTGGTGCGACGGTCGGGCGGCCGGATGCGCCGACTCCGCCCCCTGCGCATCCCCACGCTGATCGCCGCGGCGCTCGCGGCGACGGTCGGTACGGTACAGGGCATCCGCCTCGGCCTCGGTTGGGATCATCCGACGCTCCATGGCGCCGGGCTGTTCCTCGCCGGCCTGGGTGTGAGCGCCGTCGGTGCAGCCGTGCTCGCCCTGGCCGCCCACGGCATCCGCCATGCGGCGCCCGACGACTCCGCTCTGCGCCGCAGCCGGTGGCTCGGCGCCCCCGCATCGCTCGCCCTCGCGCTCGGAGTCTGGTTCTCGATCGAACGCGACTGGTTCTCGATCTGGGCGATGTGGGCGCTCATGCTCGCCTATCTCGTGGCCGTCGTCGTGACGACGGTCCGCCTGCTCCGCGGGTCGACCACGCCGCCGCCCGTGTGGTTCCTGTTCGCGATCGCGTTCGTGACGGCGGTCGTCGCGTGGAGTCCGCGCGATCTGCGCGTCGAGTGGTTCTCGCTTCCGCTCGGGGCGTTCCTGCTGCTGGCGGGCATCGTCGCGATGCGCGGCCGCGGCGCCGGCGACGGCCCCGGCCCTGTCGATCGTCGGCCGACGCTCGACAGCTGGCCCGCGCGGTGGAACGGATCGTGGGCGCTGCTGGCGCCCGGACTCGTCACGATGATGAGCGCGTCGATCGTGTCGACCTTCACCGACCCCCTGACGTGGCGGGCGATCCTCGTGATGGCGCTCTCCCTGGCCGCGATCCTCGTCGGATCCCGCGGAAGACTGGCTGCGCCCTTCCTCATCGGGCTCGTCGTGCTGCCGATCGAGAACGTGTTCGTGTTCTCGGTGCAGATCGGTCGGGGGATCGAATCGATGCCGTGGTGGATCACCCTCGCGGTCATGGGGGCGGTGCTGCTGATCATCGCGGTCACCGCCGAGAGGCGCACGGGGGAGAGCGGCTCGGTGGCGGCGCGCATCAGGGACCTGCGGTGAGATCGGCTCCCATTTGACCGCTCAGGTTACGCGGCATTACACTTGATCAGGTGTGTGCACGTCTCGACGTGTGCGCTGGGCGTCGGCACCATGCCGGTCCGCCCCCACGGCATACCCACCACCACACAAAAGCTCGCCGGTTCCGGCGTGCCGGTGGGTCTGATGTGAAACCCATCACGCTGTCACCGTGCAGCACTATGAGGAGAGAACGTGCCAACCATTCAGCAGTTGGTTCGCAAGGGTCGCTCGCCCAAGGTCTCGAAGACCAAGGCGCCCGCACTCAAGTCGAACCCGCAGCAGGCCGGGGTCTGCACCCGCGTCTACACCACCACCCCGAAGAAGCCGAACTCGGCGATGCGCAAGGTCGCTCGTGTGAAGCTCCGCAACGGTACCGAGGTCACCGCGTACATCCCCGGTGAGGGTCACAACCTGCAGGAGCACTCGCTCGTGCTCGTGCGTGGAGGCCGTGTCAAGGACCTCCCCGGTGTCCGTTACAAGATCGTCCGTGGCGCCCTGGACACCCAGGCCGTCAAGAACCGTAAGCAGGCTCGCAGCCGCTACGGCGCGAAGAAGGGCTGAGTCCAATGCCTCGTAAGGGTCCCGCCCCGAAGCGTCCCGTCGTCAACGACCCGGTATACGGCGCTCCGATCGTCAGCCAGCTGGTCAACAAGATCCTGGTCGACGGCAAGAAGTCGCTGGCCGAGTCGATCGTCTACAACGCCCTCCGCGGCGTCGAGGCGAAGAACGGTCAGGACGCCGTCGCCACTCTGAAGAAGGCGCTCGACAACGTGCGCCCCACTCTCGAGGTCAAGAGCCGCCGCGTCGGTGGCTCGACCTACCAGGTTCCGGTCGAGGTCAAGCCGCACCGCGCGAACACCCTCGCGCTGCGCTGGCTCGTCAGCTACGCCAAGGGTCGTCGTGAGAAGACGATGACCGAGCGTCTCCAGAACGAGATCCTCGACGCGTCGAACGGTCTCGGTGCAGCGGTCAAGCGCCGCGAGGACACGCACAAGATGGCCGAGTCGAACCGCGCGTTCGCTCACTACCGCTGGTAAACAGCTTCGCCCGCCCCCGGCCACACGCCGGGGGCGGGCACCCCCCTCTTCGCAGTACGACTGCACAAAAGATAAGGACACTCCTGTGGCACAAGACGTGCTCACCGACCTGAGCAAGGTTCGGAACATCGGCATCATGGCTCACATCGATGCTGGCAAGACCACCACGACCGAGCGCATCCTGTTCTACACGGGCGTCAACCACAAGCTCGGCGAGACCCACGACGGTGCATCGACCACCGACTGGATGGAGCAGGAGAAGGAGCGCGGCATCACGATCACGTCTGCCGCCGTGACCTGCTACTGGAACAAGAACCAGATCAACATCATCGACACCCCCGGTCACGTGGACTTCACGGTCGAGGTGGAGCGCTCGCTCCGCGTCCTCGACGGTGCCGTCGCCGTCTTCGACGGCAAGGAGGGCGTCGAGCCCCAGTCCGAGACCGTGTGGCGTCAGGCTGACAAGTACAACGTCCCCCGCATCTGCTTCGTCAACAAGATGGACAAGCTCGGCGCGGACTTCTACTTCACCGTCGACACCATCATCAACCGTCTCGGCGCCAAGCCGCTGGTCATCCAGCTGCCCATCGGCTCCGAGAACGACTTCATCGGCGTCGTCGACCTCGTCGAGATGCGTGCCCTCGTCTGGGCCGGTGACTCCAAGGGTGACGTCACCATGGGCGCCTCGTACGAGATCCAGGAGATCCCGGCCGACCTCAAGGACAAGGCCGACGAGTACCGTCAGCAGCTCCTCGAGACCGTCGCCGAGACCGACGACGCTCTGCTCGAGAAGTTCTTCGGTGGTGAGGAGCTGACCGTCGCCGAGATCAAGGGCGCGATCCGCAAGCTCACCGTCGCCTCTGAGATCTACCCGGTCCTCTGCGGCTCGGCGTTCAAGAACCGCGGCGTCCAGCCGATGCTCGACGCCGTCGTGGACTACCTGCCGAACCCGCTCGACGTGGGCTCGATCCAGGCGCACGACCCCAAGGACTACGACACGATCATCGAGCGTCACCCCGACGCGAAGGACCCGTTCGCAGCTCTCGCATTCAAGGTCGCGGTGCACCCGTTCTTCGGTCGCCTCACCTACGTGCGCGTCTACTCGGGCCAGCTCGACTCCGGCGCCCAGGTCATCAACTCGACCAAGGGCAAGAAGGAGCGCATCGGGAAGATCTTCCAGATGCACGCCAACAAGGAGATCCCGGTTCCCGCGGTCACGGCCGGCAACATCTACGCCGTCATCGGTCTGAAGGACACCACCACCGGTGACACCCTGACCGACCCGACCTCGCCGGTCGTCCTCGAGTCGATGACGTTCCCCGAGCCCGTCATCGAGGTCGCCATCGAGCCGAAGACCAAGGCCGACCAGGAGAAGCTGGGTGTCGCCATCCAGAAGCTCGCTGAAGAGGACCCGACCTTCCGCACCGAGCTCAACCCCGAGACCGGTCAGACGACCATCAAGGGCATGGGCGAGCTGCACCTCGACATCCTCGTCGATCGCATGAAGCGCGAGTTCAACGTCGAGGCCAACGTCGGAAAGCCTCAGGTCGCGTACCGCGAGACGATCCGCAAGGGCGTCGAGAAGTACGACTACACGCACAAGAAGCAGACCGGTGGATCGGGTCAGTTCGCGAAGATCCAGTTCAACATCGAGCCGCTCGACCTCGACGACGAGAAGACGTACGAGTTCGTCAACGCGGTCACCGGTGGTCGCATCCCGCGTGAGTACATCGGCTCGATCGATGCCGGCTTCCAGGACGCGATGAACGTCGGCGTGCTCGCCGGATACCCCATCGTGGGTGTCAAGGCGACCATCGTCGACGGTGCTGCTCACGACGTCGACTCCTCGGAGATGGCGTTCAAGATCGCAGGTTCGATGGGCATGAAGGAAGCCCTTCGTCGGGCGAACCC
This window contains:
- the rpsG gene encoding 30S ribosomal protein S7, giving the protein MPRKGPAPKRPVVNDPVYGAPIVSQLVNKILVDGKKSLAESIVYNALRGVEAKNGQDAVATLKKALDNVRPTLEVKSRRVGGSTYQVPVEVKPHRANTLALRWLVSYAKGRREKTMTERLQNEILDASNGLGAAVKRREDTHKMAESNRAFAHYRW
- a CDS encoding helix-turn-helix transcriptional regulator encodes the protein MPIVIDLDVQLARKKMSVQDFADAIGITPANVAVLKNGRAKAVRFTTLEAICRVLECQPGDILRWVPDAEEAS
- a CDS encoding sugar ABC transporter permease, with the protein product MSTTELSTAASVTVAPGRAPRRRRRGFGAWFADTGWRHVVAIIVSAFALFPLLYVLSASLNPNGTLTGSNQLFSAFGFDSYARILSDPQNPYGLWFLNTLLIAVVTGAVTVFIGALAAYAFSRMRFAGRRIGLVTIVVVQMFPQLLAVVAIFLLMTTLGDWFPAIGLNTHTGLILVYLGGALGVNTYLMYGFFNTLPMELDEAARIDGAGHARIFFTMILPLVAPILAVVALLSFIGTVNEYVIASVMLVDVEQQTLVVGLTKLVANPRYADWSAFSAGAVMAAIPVMILFLFLQRYIVGGLTAGATKG
- a CDS encoding ABC transporter; the protein is MSDPEVPQPERPKDVDDVVVSANAGLEAAEAARADVAAAPAETTAADAATTPADPAVDPDLAAFEAAERDHPGTFATPELNDPAFLDADPDAGTSDAAKSDAAHDSHAADAATTTAFTAPAPPAANSSVHEESAMAGAAYAGASAADTRIVPSEPVPSESAPADTVIAPVQQQPIFVQAPEPPRERGNRGTAGAIGLLATLAFAVLYLAATLGVGAFEGEVDGANIAEAALAPLVTWSFWVPVVVFFLGFWLLGAFINRGRWGLWVVFGIIVGAIAYGGHILGQLFQAPFWQLSASEGNELVGSQLLAPLAIAAFIFARELTIWFGAWVARSGARKTELNAEAQREYERTLEAGPTLSR
- a CDS encoding spermidine/putrescine ABC transporter substrate-binding protein; this encodes MERSLETQVDQAVQAWLRWVPRWEPATHRGRVAPCRRCLGSPILSAAGIAGNTPHGVQHGLSTRIKTIVDHAVAEYTERNLPVLQRELDQQAARNRARAYRPSEDLDPEFDGMPLDPDPVPGAPFLFTIAGLADDAAAELPPLPPLSDEEKTALRQEVGLADEYANLVGREICGILLRHRLYIQAAISQHVEPQIEAMLAELTQSLDSPFDPDAS
- the rpsL gene encoding 30S ribosomal protein S12, whose translation is MPTIQQLVRKGRSPKVSKTKAPALKSNPQQAGVCTRVYTTTPKKPNSAMRKVARVKLRNGTEVTAYIPGEGHNLQEHSLVLVRGGRVKDLPGVRYKIVRGALDTQAVKNRKQARSRYGAKKG
- the fusA gene encoding elongation factor G, with product MAQDVLTDLSKVRNIGIMAHIDAGKTTTTERILFYTGVNHKLGETHDGASTTDWMEQEKERGITITSAAVTCYWNKNQINIIDTPGHVDFTVEVERSLRVLDGAVAVFDGKEGVEPQSETVWRQADKYNVPRICFVNKMDKLGADFYFTVDTIINRLGAKPLVIQLPIGSENDFIGVVDLVEMRALVWAGDSKGDVTMGASYEIQEIPADLKDKADEYRQQLLETVAETDDALLEKFFGGEELTVAEIKGAIRKLTVASEIYPVLCGSAFKNRGVQPMLDAVVDYLPNPLDVGSIQAHDPKDYDTIIERHPDAKDPFAALAFKVAVHPFFGRLTYVRVYSGQLDSGAQVINSTKGKKERIGKIFQMHANKEIPVPAVTAGNIYAVIGLKDTTTGDTLTDPTSPVVLESMTFPEPVIEVAIEPKTKADQEKLGVAIQKLAEEDPTFRTELNPETGQTTIKGMGELHLDILVDRMKREFNVEANVGKPQVAYRETIRKGVEKYDYTHKKQTGGSGQFAKIQFNIEPLDLDDEKTYEFVNAVTGGRIPREYIGSIDAGFQDAMNVGVLAGYPIVGVKATIVDGAAHDVDSSEMAFKIAGSMGMKEALRRANPALLEPLMAVEVRTPEEYMGDVIGDLNSRRGQIQSMEDAAGVKVVRAHVPLSEMFGYIGDLRSKTSGRAVYSMEFNSYAEVPRAVADEIIQKHQGGGE
- a CDS encoding DUF2975 domain-containing protein, encoding MHPRVSRALKALIVVLLALLLASQILVIPEVARITALRNPDVVQLEVPGIIGAVLFLGLVEVTLVCVWFLLSLVQTDRIFRVEAFRYVDIILGALVAAGVLILAAYLVILANRAVSLSLSLLAILGIVVSAALALLVVVLRGLLRKALELEQDLSEVV